In one window of Posidoniimonas corsicana DNA:
- a CDS encoding metallophosphoesterase family protein: MSHKPMRFVHASDLHLEQPLWGLTNIPEHLRELLRDAPYHAAEQVFETALTENADALLLAGDVVDIPLAGPRAVVFLLEQFRRLEARGIPVFWAGGRVDRPELWPPSTPLPENVHVFPVGKVAQYDISRDGKVIAKVQGMSCDEDGVVNAKGFHRDAHGLFTVGVAHGTSDAPGKEGDRVHYMALGGRHRRATVDHEPGVAHYPGTPQGRSPDEPGPAGCAVVQVDETRKAKTKFVSTDVVRWATETIEFTDGTTAEQLNRRMRERLEKLRASTQETDHLVAWNLRGAGPLLAKLRPDGLCQELLEDLQKFDGRQQPACWSYAVHCRDRFVAPHEWVDQETILGDVLRQFAMLRKSDAFVLDMKDMLPKPLPDPALAKIASIVPQDKQELLDRAEKLGVALLTE, encoded by the coding sequence ATGTCGCACAAGCCGATGCGGTTCGTTCACGCGAGCGACCTGCACCTGGAGCAGCCGCTCTGGGGCCTGACGAATATCCCCGAGCACCTCCGCGAGCTGCTCCGCGACGCCCCCTACCACGCGGCGGAGCAGGTCTTCGAGACCGCGCTCACCGAGAACGCCGACGCGCTGCTGCTGGCGGGCGACGTGGTCGACATCCCGCTGGCCGGCCCCCGCGCGGTGGTGTTCCTGCTGGAGCAGTTCCGCCGCCTTGAGGCGCGGGGCATCCCGGTGTTCTGGGCCGGCGGCCGCGTCGACCGCCCCGAGCTGTGGCCCCCCAGCACGCCGCTGCCGGAGAACGTGCACGTGTTCCCGGTCGGCAAGGTGGCGCAGTACGACATCTCGCGCGATGGCAAGGTCATCGCCAAGGTGCAGGGCATGAGCTGCGACGAGGACGGCGTGGTGAACGCCAAGGGCTTCCACCGTGACGCGCACGGCCTGTTCACCGTCGGCGTGGCGCACGGCACCAGCGACGCCCCCGGCAAGGAGGGCGACCGCGTCCACTACATGGCGCTCGGCGGACGGCACCGCCGCGCGACGGTCGACCACGAGCCGGGCGTGGCCCACTACCCGGGCACGCCGCAGGGGCGCTCGCCCGACGAGCCCGGCCCGGCCGGCTGCGCCGTGGTGCAGGTCGACGAGACCCGCAAGGCGAAGACCAAGTTCGTCTCAACCGACGTGGTGCGGTGGGCGACCGAGACCATCGAGTTCACCGACGGCACCACCGCCGAGCAGCTCAACCGCCGCATGCGTGAGCGGCTGGAGAAGCTCCGCGCGTCGACCCAAGAGACCGACCACCTGGTCGCCTGGAACCTGCGCGGCGCCGGCCCGCTGCTCGCCAAGCTGCGTCCCGACGGGCTGTGCCAGGAGCTGCTGGAAGACCTGCAGAAGTTCGACGGCCGGCAGCAGCCCGCCTGCTGGAGCTACGCGGTGCACTGCCGCGACCGGTTCGTGGCGCCGCACGAGTGGGTCGACCAGGAGACCATCCTCGGCGACGTGCTGCGGCAGTTCGCCATGCTCCGCAAGAGCGACGCCTTCGTGCTCGACATGAAGGACATGCTGCCCAAGCCGCTGCCCGATCCCGCGCTCGCCAAGATCGCGTCGATCGTCCCTCAGGACAAGCAGGAACTGCTGGACCGGGCGGAGAAGCTCGGCGTGGCGCTCTTGACCGAGTAG
- a CDS encoding ABC transporter ATP-binding protein, whose product MFELQNVGYKQGGVDILKKVDWAIRGGEHWAVLGPNGSGKTTLLRVACGYQWPTSGRVLRGGAELTDLSELRRRMGWVGEELLSRVPREQTALQIAASGAIGQIGLRLIGQVDPTDEDYQRAEQLLVDSGCGGIVDSPFRVLSQGERQKVLVARARMTDPTLLVLDEPCAGMDPGTRERFLAWLQTQLTDKRSPSLLLVTHHVEEIMPGVERTLVMEAGRVAAAGPTAEVVTEGLLSRLYGVGVDQMVRSQGRMWPVWG is encoded by the coding sequence ATGTTTGAGTTGCAGAACGTCGGCTACAAGCAGGGCGGCGTAGATATCTTGAAGAAAGTCGACTGGGCGATCCGCGGCGGCGAGCACTGGGCCGTGCTGGGGCCGAACGGGTCGGGCAAGACCACGCTGCTGCGGGTGGCGTGCGGCTACCAGTGGCCCACGTCGGGGCGGGTGCTGCGGGGCGGCGCCGAGCTGACCGACCTGTCCGAGCTGCGGCGGCGGATGGGTTGGGTCGGCGAGGAGCTGCTGTCCCGCGTGCCGCGCGAGCAGACCGCGCTGCAGATCGCCGCCTCGGGCGCGATCGGGCAGATCGGCCTGCGGCTGATCGGGCAGGTCGACCCCACCGACGAAGACTACCAGCGGGCCGAGCAGCTGCTGGTCGACAGCGGCTGCGGCGGGATCGTCGACTCGCCGTTCCGCGTGCTGTCGCAGGGCGAGCGGCAGAAGGTGCTGGTCGCGCGGGCGCGGATGACGGACCCCACGCTGCTGGTGCTCGACGAGCCGTGCGCCGGCATGGACCCCGGCACGCGCGAGCGGTTCCTGGCCTGGCTCCAGACGCAGCTCACCGACAAGCGGTCCCCGTCGCTATTGCTGGTGACCCACCACGTGGAGGAGATCATGCCCGGCGTCGAGCGGACGCTGGTGATGGAAGCGGGACGGGTGGCCGCCGCCGGCCCGACCGCGGAGGTCGTGACTGAGGGGCTGCTGTCACGGCTGTACGGCGTAGGCGTCGACCAGATGGTCCGCTCGCAGGGCCGGATGTGGCCCGTTTGGGGTTAG
- a CDS encoding multiheme c-type cytochrome has protein sequence MHRAGHLGTAGLLVGLLLGGVPLGVPAAHADPITDHFPEAANSGCMKCHAGVELIREPDSPMMQQIMTLGAAEGDPAGCVICHGGDPSETADKAVAHGGDFYPAPGSPWINEHTCGRCHAEHVDVQWTSLMMTEAGKIQGVAWAFGSLTGYQHKWGNYAVENPTDPADRLGTPEYRAYMARLKQLEPNVFVDKHEPLPDAPAKEELARLHEDPSLAAFTYLRQECQRCHHAVKGRQKRGDYRGMGCASCHTPYGNEGFYEGGDPTIDRTAPGHMLVHSLQGTRDAQVTVHEKTYSGIPVETCTTCHDRGKRIGVSFQGLMETPYHSPFAADGGPQPALHTKHYIAMEQDIHYQKGMTCQDCHTSIDVHSDGFLAAANLAAVQIECADCHGTPEKFPWELPLGYMDEFAMAPADGGPRGVAQEQLPHTLQGDPVDARDGFLLTARGNPYENVVRDGDQVIVHTAAGQDLRIKPLKTLIDEGAVSSRGVVAMKSVASHMEKMECYTCHSTWTPQCYGCHVKVDYSQKDKCPECAEDMQAFDWVAAGRKHQDEPDHRADRGEAGYDTVIPGKVSEQRSYLRWEEPMLGVNGEGRVTPLAPGCQPSVTIIGEDGKPVLVNHIFKVEPGLERSDDGQLAIDMSPVQPHTTTKNARTCESCHASAKALGLGIGGPRPWDEQRTVDLQAIDGTILPRQSQPQMEPVENLTHDWSQIVDAEGNQLATVGHHFQLSRAFNREEQLRISREGTCLSCHREIPYQSTAVNLLHHVAKYTGQLPKHRDEHDSLVHKILLLSAWGQVLGVLTVVCAVGGGAYWWRRRRAAG, from the coding sequence ATGCACAGGGCAGGGCATCTAGGAACGGCGGGCCTGCTGGTCGGCTTGCTGCTGGGCGGCGTGCCGCTGGGTGTTCCGGCGGCGCACGCCGACCCTATCACCGACCACTTCCCGGAAGCGGCCAACTCGGGCTGCATGAAGTGCCACGCCGGCGTCGAGCTGATCCGCGAGCCCGACTCGCCGATGATGCAGCAGATTATGACCCTCGGCGCCGCCGAGGGCGACCCCGCCGGCTGCGTCATCTGCCACGGCGGCGACCCCAGCGAGACCGCCGACAAGGCGGTCGCCCACGGCGGCGACTTCTACCCCGCCCCCGGCAGCCCCTGGATCAACGAGCACACCTGCGGGCGCTGCCACGCCGAGCACGTCGACGTGCAGTGGACCAGCCTGATGATGACCGAGGCCGGCAAGATCCAGGGCGTCGCGTGGGCGTTCGGCTCGCTGACCGGCTACCAGCACAAGTGGGGCAACTACGCGGTCGAGAACCCCACCGACCCGGCCGACCGCCTCGGCACGCCGGAGTATCGCGCGTACATGGCCCGGCTCAAGCAGCTGGAGCCCAACGTGTTTGTCGACAAGCACGAGCCGCTGCCCGACGCCCCCGCCAAGGAGGAGCTTGCCCGCCTGCACGAGGACCCGAGCCTGGCGGCGTTCACCTACCTGAGGCAGGAGTGCCAACGCTGCCACCACGCCGTGAAGGGCCGCCAGAAGCGGGGCGACTACCGCGGCATGGGCTGCGCTTCGTGCCACACCCCGTACGGCAACGAGGGCTTCTACGAGGGGGGCGACCCCACGATCGACCGCACGGCGCCCGGCCACATGCTGGTGCACTCCCTCCAGGGCACGCGGGACGCGCAGGTCACCGTGCACGAGAAGACCTACAGCGGCATCCCGGTCGAGACCTGCACCACCTGCCACGACCGCGGGAAGCGGATCGGCGTCTCGTTCCAGGGCCTGATGGAGACCCCCTACCACTCGCCCTTCGCCGCCGACGGCGGCCCGCAGCCGGCGCTGCACACCAAGCACTACATCGCCATGGAGCAGGACATCCACTACCAGAAGGGGATGACCTGCCAGGACTGCCACACGTCGATCGACGTGCACAGCGACGGCTTCCTGGCGGCCGCCAACCTGGCCGCGGTGCAGATCGAGTGCGCCGACTGCCACGGCACGCCGGAGAAGTTCCCCTGGGAGCTGCCGCTGGGCTACATGGACGAGTTCGCCATGGCGCCCGCCGACGGCGGCCCCCGCGGCGTCGCTCAAGAGCAGCTGCCCCACACCCTGCAGGGCGACCCGGTCGACGCCCGCGACGGCTTCCTGCTCACCGCCCGCGGCAACCCCTACGAGAACGTGGTCCGCGACGGCGACCAGGTCATCGTGCACACCGCCGCCGGCCAGGACCTCCGCATCAAGCCGCTCAAGACGCTCATCGACGAGGGCGCGGTGTCGTCACGCGGCGTGGTGGCGATGAAGTCGGTCGCCAGCCACATGGAGAAGATGGAGTGCTACACCTGCCACTCCACCTGGACCCCCCAGTGCTACGGCTGCCACGTGAAGGTCGACTACTCGCAAAAGGACAAGTGCCCCGAGTGCGCCGAGGACATGCAGGCGTTCGACTGGGTCGCCGCGGGCCGCAAACACCAGGACGAGCCCGACCACCGCGCCGACCGTGGCGAGGCGGGCTACGACACCGTCATCCCCGGCAAGGTCAGCGAGCAGCGGTCGTACCTCCGCTGGGAGGAGCCGATGCTGGGCGTCAACGGCGAGGGCCGCGTCACGCCGCTCGCCCCCGGCTGTCAGCCGTCGGTCACCATCATCGGCGAGGATGGTAAGCCGGTCCTGGTGAACCACATCTTCAAGGTGGAGCCGGGCCTTGAGCGGAGCGACGACGGCCAGCTGGCCATCGACATGAGCCCGGTTCAGCCCCACACCACGACCAAGAACGCCCGCACGTGCGAGTCGTGCCACGCGTCGGCCAAGGCGCTCGGCCTGGGCATCGGCGGCCCCCGCCCGTGGGACGAGCAACGCACGGTCGACCTGCAGGCGATCGACGGCACGATCCTCCCCCGGCAGTCCCAGCCGCAGATGGAGCCGGTCGAGAACCTCACGCACGACTGGTCGCAGATTGTCGACGCCGAGGGCAACCAGCTCGCCACCGTGGGGCACCACTTCCAGCTGTCGCGCGCGTTCAACCGCGAGGAGCAGCTGCGGATCAGCCGCGAGGGCACGTGCCTGTCGTGCCACCGCGAGATCCCCTACCAGTCGACGGCGGTCAACCTGCTGCACCACGTGGCGAAGTACACCGGACAGCTCCCCAAGCACCGCGACGAGCACGACAGCCTGGTCCACAAGATCCTGCTGCTCAGCGCATGGGGCCAGGTGCTGGGCGTGCTGACGGTGGTCTGTGCGGTCGGCGGCGGGGCGTACTGGTGGCGGCGGCGCCGTGCGGCGGGGTAG
- a CDS encoding pyrroloquinoline quinone-dependent dehydrogenase, with amino-acid sequence MPIRRSLVGRTLAVIAIVTLLPARPVAAGGGDWPVVGGDPGGARYSELTQINRENVDRLVPAWTFHTGELDANGNGRTIECTPIVVEGVMYLTTGGLKLVALDAATGEERWRFDPFGDDPAVQGYPHSPTSGGVNRGCAYWSDGQPDGERRVIHGTSDGRLFSLDARTGELDRAFGEQGVRDLRAELDPAVANLGYGPTSAPAVWEDTIIVGVSCGEGPGVAAPGDIRAFDVRTGKQRWSFRTVPRPGEFGAETWDGESWRNRGGANAWSGLTVDAKRGMVFAGLGSAAFDFFGGDRLGENLFANCTIALDARTGGRVWHFQTIHHDLADHDLPTPPNLVTVQHDGRTIDAAAQVTKTGFVYLFDRETGEPLFDIEERPAPASDVPGEQAWPTQPVPVKPPPLAAQTLDESSVTNIGPANREGVLARLKGLRTGEPFEPPSVRGTVIMPGFHGGANWSGASFDPTSGLLFVNVTNCPNIMTLKPAAASDRAYGGFAHYGYIQFRDHEGYPANQPPWGELVAVDLNQGEIAWRVPLGEHPELTARGVPPTGTESFGGSVATAGGLVFIGGTKDERFRAFDSRDGRVLWEHQLDAGGYATPCTYSVGGRQYVVIAAGGAGKQGTRAGDAFVAFALGD; translated from the coding sequence GTGCCGATCCGCCGGAGTCTTGTTGGACGAACCCTTGCTGTGATCGCGATCGTGACGCTGCTGCCCGCCCGGCCCGTGGCGGCCGGCGGGGGCGACTGGCCGGTGGTTGGGGGCGACCCGGGCGGCGCGCGGTACTCGGAGCTGACGCAGATCAACCGCGAGAACGTCGACCGGCTGGTGCCCGCCTGGACGTTCCACACCGGCGAGCTGGACGCCAACGGGAACGGGCGCACGATCGAGTGCACGCCGATCGTGGTAGAGGGGGTGATGTACCTCACGACCGGCGGGCTCAAGCTGGTCGCGCTCGACGCGGCGACCGGCGAGGAGCGGTGGCGGTTCGACCCGTTCGGCGACGACCCGGCCGTGCAGGGCTACCCCCACAGCCCCACGTCCGGCGGCGTGAACCGCGGCTGCGCGTACTGGTCCGACGGCCAGCCCGACGGCGAGCGGCGGGTGATCCATGGCACGTCCGACGGGCGGCTGTTCTCGCTCGACGCGCGCACCGGCGAGCTCGACCGCGCGTTCGGCGAACAAGGCGTGCGCGACCTGCGGGCCGAGCTCGACCCGGCGGTGGCCAACCTGGGCTACGGGCCGACCTCGGCGCCGGCGGTCTGGGAGGACACGATCATTGTGGGCGTGTCGTGCGGGGAGGGTCCGGGGGTCGCGGCGCCGGGCGACATCCGCGCATTCGACGTGCGCACCGGTAAGCAACGGTGGAGCTTCCGCACCGTGCCGCGGCCCGGCGAGTTCGGCGCCGAGACCTGGGACGGCGAGTCGTGGCGGAACCGCGGCGGCGCCAACGCGTGGAGCGGTCTGACGGTCGACGCCAAGCGGGGGATGGTGTTCGCCGGCCTGGGGTCCGCGGCGTTCGACTTCTTCGGCGGCGACCGCCTGGGCGAGAACCTGTTCGCCAACTGCACCATCGCGCTGGACGCCCGCACCGGCGGCCGGGTGTGGCACTTCCAGACCATCCACCACGACCTGGCCGACCACGACCTGCCCACGCCGCCGAACCTGGTGACCGTGCAGCACGACGGCCGCACGATCGACGCGGCCGCGCAGGTCACCAAGACCGGCTTTGTGTATCTGTTTGACCGCGAAACGGGTGAACCGCTGTTCGACATCGAGGAACGCCCGGCGCCCGCGTCCGACGTGCCGGGCGAGCAGGCCTGGCCGACGCAGCCCGTGCCGGTGAAGCCGCCGCCGCTGGCCGCGCAGACGCTCGACGAGTCCAGCGTGACCAACATCGGCCCGGCCAACCGCGAGGGGGTGCTGGCGCGGCTCAAGGGGCTGCGGACCGGTGAGCCGTTCGAGCCGCCCAGCGTGCGCGGCACGGTGATCATGCCCGGCTTCCACGGCGGCGCCAACTGGTCGGGCGCCTCGTTCGACCCGACCTCGGGGCTGCTGTTCGTGAACGTGACCAACTGCCCGAACATCATGACGCTGAAGCCGGCCGCGGCGTCGGACCGCGCATACGGCGGGTTCGCCCACTACGGCTACATCCAGTTCCGCGACCACGAGGGCTACCCGGCCAACCAGCCGCCGTGGGGAGAGCTGGTGGCCGTGGACCTGAACCAGGGCGAGATCGCGTGGCGGGTCCCGCTCGGCGAGCACCCGGAGCTGACCGCGCGGGGCGTGCCGCCGACCGGGACCGAGTCGTTCGGCGGCAGCGTGGCGACCGCGGGCGGGCTGGTGTTTATCGGCGGCACGAAGGACGAGCGGTTCCGCGCGTTCGACAGCCGCGACGGCCGCGTGCTGTGGGAGCACCAGCTGGACGCCGGCGGCTACGCCACGCCGTGCACCTACAGCGTCGGCGGGCGGCAGTACGTGGTGATCGCGGCCGGCGGCGCCGGCAAGCAGGGCACGCGGGCGGGCGACGCGTTCGTGGCGTTCGCGCTGGGCGACTGA
- a CDS encoding DUF1552 domain-containing protein, with translation MTPLPRRTFLHGIGATLGLPWLEAMASSTAAAPAAGLPVCTAWVFAPNGVAREFWTPEGEGRDFTFNKTTAALEKVREDVLVVSNLAHHYARANGDGPGDHARCAATYLTAAQAKKTGGADIYLGQSIDQAVARHIGHETRMPSLELGLEPNQKNGRCDSGYSCAYVSNVSWRSATQPSGKEISPRRAFERLFNGGADSPAAAERLARRQSVLDFVSSDAQRLRGRLGQTDRRKIDEYFQSVREVEKRIEKTVTMPPLDVPDHGVPAEDPEGLGERMRLMYEVIALAFQTDATRVATYMLANAGTNRPYEALGIRSGHHQITHDRGEVAANQMQQIDEYLLREFSLFVERLASIREGEGRLLDRCAVVYGSGIGDGRRHNHDRLPCVVAGQAGGAITTGRHLKLPGETPAANLFVSMAQAARAPIASFGDSTGALQGLKA, from the coding sequence ATGACGCCCCTCCCCCGCAGGACCTTCCTCCACGGAATCGGCGCGACGCTCGGCCTGCCCTGGCTCGAGGCGATGGCGTCGTCCACGGCCGCGGCGCCCGCCGCCGGGCTGCCGGTCTGCACGGCCTGGGTGTTCGCCCCCAACGGCGTCGCCCGCGAGTTCTGGACGCCCGAGGGCGAGGGCCGCGACTTCACCTTCAACAAGACCACCGCCGCACTCGAGAAGGTCCGCGAGGACGTGCTGGTGGTGTCGAACCTGGCGCACCACTACGCCCGCGCCAACGGCGACGGCCCCGGCGACCACGCCCGCTGCGCCGCCACCTACCTGACCGCGGCCCAGGCCAAGAAGACCGGCGGCGCGGACATCTACCTCGGCCAGTCGATCGACCAGGCCGTGGCCCGCCACATCGGGCACGAGACCCGCATGCCGTCGCTCGAGCTCGGCCTGGAGCCGAACCAGAAAAACGGCCGCTGCGACTCCGGCTACAGCTGCGCGTACGTGTCGAACGTGTCGTGGCGGTCCGCCACGCAGCCCAGCGGCAAGGAGATCAGCCCCCGCCGAGCGTTCGAGCGTCTGTTCAACGGCGGCGCCGACTCGCCCGCCGCGGCCGAGCGGCTCGCCCGCCGGCAGAGCGTGCTCGACTTCGTCAGCTCCGACGCCCAGCGCCTCCGTGGCCGGCTGGGCCAGACCGACCGCCGCAAGATCGACGAGTACTTCCAGAGCGTCCGCGAGGTCGAGAAGCGGATCGAGAAAACCGTCACGATGCCGCCGCTCGACGTCCCCGACCACGGCGTGCCGGCCGAGGACCCCGAGGGGCTCGGCGAGCGGATGCGGCTGATGTACGAGGTGATCGCCCTCGCCTTCCAGACCGACGCCACCCGCGTGGCCACCTACATGCTCGCCAACGCCGGCACCAACCGGCCCTACGAGGCGCTCGGCATCCGCTCCGGCCACCACCAGATCACGCACGACCGGGGCGAGGTCGCCGCGAACCAGATGCAGCAGATCGACGAGTACCTGCTCCGCGAGTTTAGCCTGTTCGTCGAGCGGCTGGCCTCGATCCGCGAGGGCGAGGGCCGGCTGCTGGACCGCTGCGCCGTGGTGTACGGCTCCGGCATCGGCGACGGACGCCGCCACAACCACGACCGCCTGCCGTGCGTGGTGGCAGGTCAGGCCGGCGGCGCGATCACCACCGGCCGGCACCTCAAACTCCCCGGCGAGACCCCCGCCGCCAACCTGTTCGTCTCGATGGCCCAGGCCGCCCGCGCGCCGATCGCCTCCTTCGGCGACAGCACCGGCGCCCTGCAGGGGCTCAAGGCGTAG
- a CDS encoding DUF1592 domain-containing protein — MILSRPLYDLLVRGAAPLVLALTAIVGAATAESPRLPVPDAATLPNAERVLPFVEEHCLDCHSEGYAEAGVMLDHFGEVGQILSDRNAWQRVLKQVRAGAMPPDGSSAVAKEDRAAFVEQLGALLEYVDPTKPVDPGRVTARRLNKHEYDNTIRDLFGLELRLSHAFPDDDAGYGFDNNGDVLSLSPLHLEQYLGAAEELTAALFKVAGSKHTERILFDHLLTDGDTDGVDGARLMRPGATAVTTIEVPAPGRYRVACEAWRHDAQEGDRHAAVRIDCGEQSVGVFVPEATSPDRGRKDRVGGELTLAAGEHTIRIEYAIPEPRDGEELSAADLKPIAIGTTIARRIGDAPPESWPTAGRALLFDRPADGEAPEAAVRRVTEAVLSRCWRRAASPEEVDAYAGFALDRLADGAPFEDAASSLVQAVLVSPQFLFRVDLLPPEPQQAEHAVVADSALASRLSYFLWCSAPDDELLGLANEAKLSADATLTEQIARLLADPRSERFIESFFGQWLGLRKLEGLPIDTTVFRRVSSQLKEDMQTETLMLAESIAREDQSLLQLITADYTFINRSLARLYGIDGVRGNAFRRVELEGLPRRGMLTHASVLTLTSYPNRTSPPRRGAWVLENLLGDEPPAPPADVPELAETQANSPDLPLREQLALHLTDATCASCHEVMDPIGFGLENYNAIGQWRDKDKGAPIDAAGDLPSGESFGNALELIEILRQRDQAFAECVTRKMLTFALGRGLEHYDRIAVDDIVRSIKEDDYRFSQLVREVVLSRPFRLHRVDPAGADQPPQDSKEPS; from the coding sequence GTGATCCTTAGCCGACCCTTATACGATCTGCTCGTCCGCGGCGCCGCGCCGCTGGTGCTAGCGCTTACGGCAATCGTTGGCGCGGCAACCGCCGAGTCGCCCCGGCTCCCAGTTCCGGACGCGGCTACCCTGCCGAACGCAGAGCGGGTGCTGCCGTTCGTCGAAGAGCACTGCCTGGACTGCCACAGTGAGGGCTACGCCGAGGCGGGCGTCATGCTCGACCACTTCGGAGAGGTCGGCCAGATCCTCAGCGACCGCAACGCCTGGCAGCGGGTGCTCAAGCAGGTCCGCGCCGGCGCCATGCCGCCGGACGGCTCGAGCGCGGTGGCGAAAGAGGACCGCGCGGCGTTCGTCGAACAGCTTGGCGCGCTGCTCGAGTACGTCGACCCCACGAAACCGGTCGACCCGGGCCGGGTCACTGCGCGGCGGCTCAACAAGCATGAGTACGACAACACCATTCGCGACCTGTTCGGCCTGGAGCTGAGACTCTCGCACGCCTTCCCGGACGACGACGCCGGATACGGCTTCGACAACAACGGCGACGTGCTCAGTCTGTCGCCCCTGCACCTGGAGCAGTACCTCGGCGCCGCGGAGGAGCTGACCGCCGCGTTGTTCAAGGTGGCCGGCAGCAAGCACACCGAACGGATCCTGTTCGACCACCTGCTCACCGATGGCGACACCGACGGCGTCGACGGCGCCCGGCTGATGCGGCCCGGCGCTACCGCGGTCACGACGATCGAGGTCCCCGCCCCCGGGCGATACCGCGTTGCGTGCGAGGCCTGGCGGCACGACGCCCAGGAGGGCGACCGCCACGCGGCGGTGCGGATCGACTGCGGCGAGCAGAGCGTCGGCGTGTTTGTGCCTGAGGCGACCAGCCCCGACCGCGGCCGCAAGGACCGCGTCGGGGGAGAGCTGACGCTGGCCGCCGGCGAGCACACTATCCGCATCGAGTACGCCATCCCCGAGCCGCGCGACGGCGAAGAACTGTCCGCGGCCGACCTCAAGCCGATCGCGATCGGCACGACCATCGCCCGCCGGATCGGCGACGCGCCGCCCGAATCCTGGCCCACCGCGGGGCGGGCCCTGTTGTTCGACCGGCCCGCCGATGGCGAGGCGCCCGAAGCCGCTGTCCGACGCGTCACCGAGGCGGTGCTCAGCCGATGCTGGCGCCGCGCCGCCTCGCCAGAAGAGGTCGACGCCTACGCGGGCTTCGCGCTGGACCGACTGGCCGACGGCGCCCCGTTTGAGGACGCGGCATCGTCGCTGGTGCAGGCGGTGCTAGTCAGCCCCCAGTTCTTGTTCCGCGTCGACCTGTTGCCGCCCGAACCGCAGCAGGCAGAGCACGCCGTCGTGGCCGATTCGGCCCTGGCCTCGCGGCTCTCCTACTTCCTCTGGTGCAGCGCCCCGGATGATGAGCTCCTCGGGCTGGCGAACGAGGCGAAGCTCAGCGCCGACGCCACCCTGACCGAGCAGATCGCCCGCCTGCTGGCCGACCCACGCTCCGAGCGGTTCATCGAGTCGTTCTTCGGCCAGTGGCTCGGGCTCCGGAAGCTGGAGGGGCTGCCGATCGACACCACGGTGTTCCGGCGGGTAAGCTCGCAGCTCAAGGAGGACATGCAGACCGAGACCCTCATGCTGGCCGAGTCGATCGCCCGCGAGGACCAGAGCCTGCTGCAGCTGATCACCGCCGACTACACCTTCATCAACCGCTCGCTGGCCCGGCTGTACGGCATCGACGGCGTGCGCGGCAACGCGTTCCGCCGGGTCGAGCTGGAGGGCCTGCCCCGCCGCGGGATGCTGACCCACGCCAGCGTGCTCACGCTTACCAGCTATCCCAACCGCACCTCGCCGCCACGCCGCGGCGCGTGGGTGCTGGAGAACCTGCTCGGCGACGAGCCGCCCGCCCCGCCCGCCGACGTGCCGGAGCTGGCCGAGACCCAGGCCAACAGCCCCGACCTGCCGCTGCGCGAGCAGCTCGCGCTGCACCTGACCGACGCCACCTGCGCGTCCTGCCACGAGGTGATGGACCCCATCGGCTTCGGCCTGGAGAACTACAACGCCATCGGCCAGTGGCGCGACAAGGACAAGGGCGCCCCGATCGACGCCGCCGGCGACCTGCCGTCGGGCGAGTCGTTCGGCAACGCCTTGGAGCTGATCGAGATCCTCCGCCAACGCGACCAGGCGTTCGCCGAGTGCGTCACGCGGAAGATGCTCACCTTTGCCCTGGGCCGCGGCCTGGAGCACTACGACCGCATCGCCGTGGACGACATCGTGCGGTCCATCAAGGAAGACGACTACCGATTCTCGCAGCTGGTGCGCGAGGTGGTGCTCAGCCGGCCGTTCCGGCTGCACCGCGTCGACCCCGCCGGCGCGGACCAGCCCCCGCAAGACAGCAAGGAGCCCTCATGA